Genomic DNA from Leptolyngbya sp. 'hensonii':
CCCAAAATAGGGCCAGAGAGCGGCAGAAATGCCATCTTTTTCAGGGGCTCGATCGGCCTCTGGATACTGATATTGATTGGCCAGGGTGCGAATTTCGAAAATCGCGTTTCCGACCTGAATGGTCTCAAACTTGACCTGATAATTGGGCATGTAAAAAAGGGGCAGCTATGCCAAAGTAGGCCCAGCATTTGGGAAATGATCAAATCTGGGAGGCACTACTTATCTGGGATAAGCCCATGCGTTGGCCAAAAAGGCACATTTCTTAGTAACGAGGTATGTGAATCATAGGGGTAGGGGTTGGTTCCAGTCAAACGGCTGAAGCCACAACCCGCTTTAATTGCCAGCCTGAAACCATAACAAGCAAAGCTTTAGGGTATTTGTGTCAGTCTATCAGTGGGGGCACAGTACAGTGTGCCCCGGTTAATGTTGGCATTGAGTGCGAGGTTCTAGTTCCTAAATAATTCCAGAACCATGACCTCGCTGATCATCTTCCAGGGTTAACTGCCCCTTTTTATCTTCATTCACATCCTTGAGTTCTTCGATTCGTTCTGCTTTTTTGGCCATTTCCTTTTCTTGTAAATCACCCGGTACTTCGTAGTACATTTCGGGTTCAACAGCAAAGTTATTCAGTAATCCTTCTCGATCTACGGTATAGCCACCCGCAGTATCCAGGCTTTCTTCATGATCGGGTAGCTGCTTATAGGAATCTCCTTCCCGTTCCTTGCGGGCAGCTACTTCGGCGGACACAATGCCACGATCGTAGGTATCGTCAGCAACTCTTGAATTGCTCATAATGGTGTCTCCAAAGACAACTTTCATCTTTAAGAATCAACGAAAGTGGGAGAATAAGCTTCTGTCTTTGGGAGCAAGCAAAGGGTATAGCGGGAGGGATTAAAATTCAGGGTCAATGCATCTTAATCAGGGGTTGAGTTGTGCCGTGTCTCTGTCAAGAGTTGCAATCAGAATTTTTGGAAACCCGTTACCAGTTAGGATTGTGGAGAGCATCCCAGTTTTGCAAGGTTGCCCACCCAAGGGGAAGCCGCTGCGCGTCTACATCCCCCAGCCCCTTCTCCCAAAGAGGGAGAAGGGGAGCCAGATTCAAAGTCCCTCTCCCGTTCTGGGAGAGGGATTTAGGGAGAGGGCTACAAAAGTGGGATGCACTCGGATTGTGTCGAGTTCCACTAGTGCTTCACCCAACTTGATCGTGCGACAAGCTTAAGATATTGGTTTCGCTTTGCAGGGGGCCAGCCCCCTACACTCCCGTTTGAGGACACCGCGCCTCCTCCAAACCTCCTCCGCAAAAAAGGTTGAGGCTTAACAGCTCGTCGGGATGCTTACGCGCCCGGCGCGGATAGTCTGATGCTCCCCAGGTGGGTAGCCAAGCATTCCAGTGATGGTTGATCCAACAAAGGGAACTGGATGCACTACGACGTAGCTATGGTATTGCTTCAAAACCTTGGCCAGCCCAATTATTGTAAGGAATGTAGACCAAACATATTGCCTTCGGTGTCGATCGCCAGGGAGATGAAACCATACTCGCCAATGGACATTTTCTTTTTCTCAATCTGTCCGCCAAATTCTGGCACCCGACTTTCCTCAATGGCACAATCCTCACAACTGAAATAAATCAGGGTGCTGTTGCCACCGGAGGGGAAGCCCTGCATTTTGACCAGGGCTCCGCCTGCTCCAACATGGTTCATGTCCATGGGAAAGCCCCATATTTCTATGTCTGGGCTGTTGAGTTTTTCCAGTTTGACTTGAAAGACGGATTCGTAAAACTGCTTGGCCCGATCGAGGTCTTGGACATAGATTTCGAACCAGGTGACGGGATTGGGTTTCATGGTGGTTCTCCTTGTGGTTTTCTTGCACTAATTAACAGCAATTGAGAGGCAGACGGTTCTCACTACACCAATCTCATCGGATTGATGAACCGCACGATGCAACGCTCATCCAACAGTTAAATCAAAGTGGGGATTCCAGGCAACTTCCCAGAGATAGCCATCTGGATCGGTAAAGTAGCCGGAATAGCCGCCCCAGTCCGTGTCTTGGCCGGGTTTCACGATCGTGGCTCCGGCAGCTTTTGCTTGCTGCAGCACCCGTTCCACCTCCGCCGGGGACTTGACGTTGTGGGCCAGG
This window encodes:
- a CDS encoding VOC family protein encodes the protein MKPNPVTWFEIYVQDLDRAKQFYESVFQVKLEKLNSPDIEIWGFPMDMNHVGAGGALVKMQGFPSGGNSTLIYFSCEDCAIEESRVPEFGGQIEKKKMSIGEYGFISLAIDTEGNMFGLHSLQ